ACATGTGTATCCAGCTACCACAAGCACTTACCACCAAACGAAACCACCGGCAAGTTTTCTTTTATTGCACCCGACAAGATCAACTCTGCCATCTTAGCAGAACATTTGATTCTGAACGTGTTGGCTTGTTTTGAGATGGATAAAGAATCGTGACTAAATTGGGGTCTATGatacttaattggggcctatgaaTCACTTCAACAAATTTAAAGGAAAGGATATGGGATGTCTAAAAGATGGTAAAATACTAATAACCCTTAAAGAAATCTTAATTATTTTAacacaaatacaaaatcataatcacttaattaacaaatacaaaaatcattaatcaaaagtcattttttttttcaatttccatcaaaatcaaaactaaatcctaatctatcacaaacaacatttgaAATCTAAGTTCtttttgggttttggaaaaaaaaacccaaaaacaaacaattcaagtgattgagttaaatccctttaatccATTCCTTCAAAGAGgtactctacaatgatttacctctaaatctttgaaattctctcatcaaattttctgaaaatccacccagaatcggtttatgtgtgcacCATATTAGTCCGATTGTGGTAGCAATCGGTTTTTATTGTGCACCTACAtaacccgattctgggttgatttgttgaacatcaaccacaatcggtTTACGCTAATGCACACATCAATGGATTCTGGATTCAAATTCGGATTTGTAGAGAAATCAAGAATCAGATTATTAATGCATCTATATAATCTGATTGTGACTGTTAACagctattcttttttttttttttgaaattatagtcGTTGGTACTTTGTGTATATAAAGAGGATAGCCTCTTCTCTATCATACACTACCtagtccaaagaaatctttctccattgttaatttttttttcatctgaagatgtcaagtccatcatcatcaactaccaaTTCAATCGAACAtatacttagaagatgcaagcgaacaaccaaATAAATTGCGGCAATGAAAGAAGAGATACACAAAAGAAGCGAACAAACAACTAAAAACGTGACCTCGACTTCATCACCTAACAAATATATTAATGTAATGCAAGAAATGTTAAGCAAACAAATAACTACAAATGAAGAGAAACTCAAGGCAAAGAAACGAGGTCAAGAGCAATTCCAACTAagggaagagaccgaatgggttaAAAATTATTACATAGTCAAGGATCTTCCCAAAGAACATCAAGATGAGAGTGTATTTTGGCTTCAAGTTGGTTGGGGTCCTTTCTGTAAAGAACCAAGCAAGAAACCACGCtataattatgaaccatcccacatTTTTTCAAGGAAGAATCATGTTAGGGAATTATGCCTCAAGTACAACGAGATTCTCGCTAGACACAGAGGAGACAGGTTCGCGGCACAGGATGAATATACCGCTTGGAGAGGAGAGCGGTTTTATCATTTCGAAGCGGGATTGATAGTTGAAGCTCACACTAAGAAATAGAACCGTGCTAGTTTCAATTTTAAGAGTTTATGAAAAGTGGAAATGATCCACAACTGGATCATGTTggaccatatgtaatccgattattgagTTAAAAATTATCTGTTCTTATGTAACTTTTTCTTCCCAAAATCGGATTACAGTATCGTCCATAAACATCGATTATGAAAGAAACTCGGATCATGTTAGACCATATGTAATCCGGTTATTTAGTTAAAAATTGTGTATTCTTCTGTAACCTTTTCTTCCTAAAATCGGATTATATTATCTTCCACAAAGACCGATTCTGAAAGAATCCCAGACAAGTTTTGTTCAAAATCGATTTATAATATTTCATTCGTAAACTGATTGTTGTTTGAAATCAGAAACGGTTTATAGAAGTTGtagtataaaccgattctgaaaaagCTGTAACAAACTACCTCCAAAATCGGACTTTAAAAAAGTATTAGAAGACCGATTACGTTACAAATTTCATGAGTCTATCGTACCCAAAAAAGACAAATCACTTTCATTAATTAAGCTTGGTTCCGTTTGCAACATACAATATAtgaaagcgacaaaatataagcatccgatagttcaagttcttaacaaaaggaaaatactcattccagCACTTGGAGACCCTTCACTTGATCCGGCTCGACTAACTCTTCCCAACGCCTCATGTTGGGATCGTATTTTTATAGCCATTTCTTGGTGAGCTCTGAGTCATAATGAAACCTACACATCGGTGGTAATGGACAATCTTCACATAGCCTGAGACCgatataatgtatgttgttaGGGTTGAATAATGCAATTCTCCGATCCTTCagcgattcatcccaaatggtgtacTTGGAGGCGTATGTATAATATGTTCCCTGACCAAATAAACGAACATCACAACTCCACGTTTCTGCCAGAATATGACCACATAGAGGCATGGTCATCCAATACTCTGGGGTAATTGGTCCATTCCCCTTTGGCCCTTGAACACTAGCAACCATTTCATCAAATCTCACTTATTAATCCTTCCTTCATCATCGAAATGTAAAAATCCTTGTCTTCTTGTAGGCATAAGGCCATCGTCTTTCTAAAATATTGACattgggttaggttctcatcgtcCACCAAACTTATATGGTCTATTTGTTCCGACGCAACGTGGTAACCACAATTCTCATCCGCATCCACATCGTCGGTAGATAACACACATGGCTTAATGAATTCAGGAAGTTTTGAATAATACTcctcgaatatggtgtaacacGTTCGATGGGGTCTACCTCGTTCATACCTAGGCGTGCTTCCATCACCATGAGTGGCCCTCAGAGTCACCATAGAACCCATTTGTCTTACTTGTCCCTTTCATGCATGTATCCTTGATACTCGTGTTGTACTCGCTTGACTCTCTTGATAATGAACGATTAGATCGTTTGGCTCATCGTTTATTGTTGGCGCTTGACTTTCTTGAGAAGGATCGATTGGATCCTCATGTTGCGAAGGAGCGATTGGATCATTTGAAAGGACCATATGTGCGCTACTTGTCCCGCTTTCTCCATTCTTTGGTCTACCCCTTTTCCTCTTAGCCGGTGCCTATTCATGCTCAATTTGTGAAGGAACTTTTGGAAAATTTGTCTTGGCTTGTGCGCTACTTATCCCACTTTCccccttctttggtcgaccccttttcttggAACCTGCGCCTCTTCATATTTGGCGTCTTCATACTCATGTTGAGAAAAGTTTCTTTTATGACTCAATAACGGGTTTTTTTCCGGTACTCATTGCAACCTTAAACTCTTTCCTTTCTTCCTTCATATCCATgttggtaggtggtctacccgtCGGCGGTAGAACCGTTGGTTCTTCGACCGGTACCATATGGGGGTTAACGGCTAGTTTTAAGTCGTACATCAAAACTTTTCGTACCAAACCATCCTTTTTTGCTAATATCTCGATGAGTTCTCTCCCAATATCCGTGTCCACAAAGGATTCAAGTGGTTCTTCGGTTGAGGGTGGTTTGAAagttagttgcttccaaaacagatcaatgatttcaaaaggaattccTTGTTGGTACCTCGAAATCATGTGACGACACGGAAATCCCAAGGCCGTCATCGTCATACATGAACATACAATTCTCCTTCTCCCCATCTCTTTTTCCACATAGtatttgtaatccttcatcataGAAATGATTGCCCAGTGAGACACCCTATAGTTTAAACGTCTAATCAACCAATGATAATCCTTGTAGCTTGTGATGATTTTCATCCTACTCTCTTCCATTTTCGCGGTTATCTTGACGATATCAGACTTGGTGTATTCATGGATGGCTTGTTGTACCGTACGTAATCACACTGTTTTGGCTCCCTCAGAGCAAGCTGTTCAAACGTCCATGAGATCCTTCCGCGATACTTGTCGCCTCATTCTTGTAATGCTTGTGTTGATAGGTGTAAGCATAGACAAAATATTCCTTGTACGGATCCAAAAATTCCTTCAAGCAATAAACCATACATTTCTCATAATCCTTCTTCCATAGCCCAATAAAACTCTCCAAATAAGATCCAAACTCGGCCACATACATTGAGTGTATCATTAAATGTCAATGATGTTGAAAAGCCTTCCATAGTAACCCATTCGCTTCATACTCcaatttcattttcttcttgtcCTCATCTCGTTGTTCTGGAGTTAGATTTTGAAGATGCTCATCTTCCTCATTTTTACGAGCGGTACCTTTTTGTGGTTGTGGATTTTGGATATGACCCCTACAATTACTTTTAATATTGCATTGTATGTTCcatgtgcaaagaaaatgcttagcGTCCAGAAAAACTACCCCTATGAAATTCATTAGTGCTTGGTCCTTATCCGTTACCATGATCCTCAGAGTTTGATCGCTACGGTATATCTTCTTCAAGGTCTCTAGcatccaagtaaaactcacatcattctcccgatccataaacccccatgctaccgtgagagtttgcttgtcggaagtatggcaagcaatgtttaacAACAACATGTTGGTCTTGTACgtacaatctattaacaaaatttgatagaagcattgggccaacttgatcatctccgaatgcgccaagaaaatacgagtcactttgccttccaatacctgcttcctcattgtgtatccgTGTTGATCGGCTAACCACTGAGATTGTTCCATAACCGCTCTAGCATCCCATTCCCTCTTCCTAAAGGATGCTATTGCCATGTAAATTTGcctcaaagtggacaagttatccttatcatcctccttaatcttcctaagaatgtcacttggtttacacgctttcatcgacctaactgtttccaattgatgtggtttcaacccaaAAACGGCCGCGTGTCCAATAAGAGATTCCGAatcatcatgattatgacaaccattcatcactttaTAGAGCTTGTATACCTTACCGCTGGGTCAACTGGGTCCACTGGGTCtattaactataatcttaaacgggcaatcatacttctttgatttagtaatgtattcgCTTGTCGTGTTCTTCGCATACGGTCCGTCCTTTGCGCAGTGAATTTCttgctttccacctctctcacaaacaagttccaaACAATCTTTACTTGAACGGCGACCTAAAACTAATGCACATTTGATCTCTATTCCCGTGTCAATAAACCATTGCTTTACATCGtttctttctttccattccaaatcggtgaaatagTGGGCAGAGGTATCAGGACCCAACAGAGATACAGCTTTGGGATGATCTTCGTCAAACGCCGCAAAAATCTACAATATATGTTGACAAGTTGAggttttagaattggtttatgtgTCACAGTCGAGAGAACCGATTGTCAGGAATCGAATTACATGTACAAATATAAATTCCGATTAGGGACTTGATGATTTCAGAGAAAAATTCCCAAATTTCACAATCGGTTCACGTTACAtaacatgtaatccgattttgaACCTCATTTTTCCTGGAACATTTCGTCTtcacaatcggattacatatacacgTAAATGAACCGATTGTAAACTTCGTGTATTTTACGTGATTATCAAGTGAAGGAATCGGATTATgcacatcaccaacaaaaaccgaTTTTGGTCACGTACCCATCGCGCCAGAAATTTACTACAATCGAATTATATGATGATGAACAACAACCGATTGTTGTACCCAATTTGGGGactttacccagaatcggtttatgtggtgatatcgaataaaccgattctggggaATTTTTTTGAATTGTTTTCCCCTTTTGGGCTTTCTAGActtgcaaatacatgtttgtggatcattacaactcatacctgtctatttgaagcattatcaccttcttcttcccggaGAAATtattcttgtgcttgaataatatcctcaagcattatTTGGTTGACattctcttcttcattcaacaaattatccaattcggtaggatcgaaatcatgattatatgatgcacccacttcttcagcactactagagtcttcattgtcactataaagtttcatttttgataaaaaaatcacaaaccctacttttttccctctacttgttctttccctccaaaccttaaaagagGAAATTCATAATCCTAccactataatcaaactcaatcactaattaatttaactaatactaacttaattaatcatcactaatgaaTAAGGGCATATTACGCATTAACATAAATAGGAGGATAAGGGGTTTCGAGAGATTATTTCttaatgaccttttttgttttttagtcTTAGGCCCGAATTAAGTGTCATAGGTCCCAATTTAGCCCGgtaaaaaattgaaagaaaatgaGTCGGGAACTCGTGATCATTTCTAGTTCTTGGTTTATGCTGGTGCACATTTCTACATGGATTCTTTAATCTTTTTAATTGGAAAACTGTATTTGGCAGGAAAAATAAACAGTTGAAAATAAATCACATTTATCTAAAAAGAAAACTACTAATGGGATTTTAGTATTAGTGTTGACACGACCGATTGTCaaaatacatacatatatatatggttAAAATATCGAAATTAAGAAATACAGTCATTTTAAAAGTAACATAGATACAGTTCATAGTTGTGTAGAATTACTACTAACTCAGATTTGTGTGGATTCATTGTGATTATCAACAAGTTAATCACCATCATTTATCATAAACATcatgaaacaaatacaaaaacCCATGCATGAACAAGGTTAATAATTATCAGCTAAAGACTACATTAGAGAATCCATGCAAGGAATAGATGAGAAGAGCTCAAGAGGATTTAGGTTGTTCTCGTTATTGTCCCAACTGCATCCCTTGATAATGGTTGTAGCTTTACTATTATTTCCATCCCAACCGATTTGTGTTACATGCTTAACATCTGTTGGAAATCCTATTTCCATATCCATCTTTATGTCATCATCTTCTTTGTACgctaaaaacaataaaaaaaaccaaaccaaaccaagaaaagataataaataaataaattataccaAAAACACacaaataacttaaaacataTTGGCATTATAGGATTACCAAACAACTGAGACAAGTTCTTGAAGTTCTTTATCAATTTGTAGAAGCTCAAGGAGATATTTGGTTTAGCAAGAGTTGAGTTCTTTGTATTTACTTCTTCTCCATCTGTGCTACTCTCATCTTCTTTTTCTGATTGTTCACGTTCAAGTTTTGATTTCTTAGGATCATCCACCACAGCTACACTAGACTGAGAAACACAACCGATGGAGAAAGGAAGGATCACTAGTCTTTCGATGCGACTTCTCATCCTTACTACGGACGTACTATACAAGAACaccaaaacaaacaaaactaGAAAACAAATAGtaattgatttttaatttttcagGAGAAATGATATGGTTAATGGCATAGCATTAGAAAAATTTGGAAGACAAAGTTTCTTGTTTATATATTTGACTGCTCAACGGTTTAAGCTTTGCTAACAAGATTTGATGATTTGATATTACATGCTCTCAAGTTGGTTGAGAAATCTAAAAAGAGACAGAGATACCTAATCTTGGTTGTTGGACACTTATAGCTTACACACACCTCACTTTAATCTCACTCTACTCTACTCTTTGTTTCTTCTCTTGCAGATGAAGTTTCATTTCCTTGGTAGCCCAAATTCATTTCTTCTCTATTAAACTTGCTTTTCTTGTacgtcttttcttttgttttggttgGAATCTTGAAGACATGTGTTTAAGACTTAAAAATTACTACGAGTTTAAGTTTAAAATTTGACATAACAGGAGATTGTCAAAAAGAGGAAAAGGTATAATGGCAATGATTCTCTCACAAAAACGTTTTTCAAGTTTCTCAATTGCTGCAGAGGAATACATGACAGCTCAAGCTGTGTTACCCAACAGTGAAAACCCAAGCAGTAACCTGAACAATCAAAAAGGTGAATTATACAATTTAAGTTGTTTGAGAAGTTCTAAAACCATCAAAAACCAAGTTTACTGCTAAACAGCGGCCGCATTGTTAGAAAGTTGTGATGGAGATCCAAGGCCAAgcatttcatcaaatgtgaatgtggtAGAATCAGCAGTAGCCTCCTTGTTTTCAATTTCCTCGTAATTGTCGTTGTGGTAATCTGGAAGCTCTTCAAGCTTCTCTAGATTAATTGCAAAGCTATCTCGCATTTCGGGGTCATTATAAGAAGCCATCATCTTTGAATTCATCCTCACGTACACTAAATCATTTAAGACGTCCTCAGGTAGCTTGTTTAGCTTCTTTGTCTTTGCAGCTTCAAATGCACTCCAATTTCGTGCTAAACCCGAAGAAGCACATGGCTGGCTCAAAATGCGGATAGCAACCTTACGTAGCAAAGGAACTTCTCCGCCGTTATATTCCCACCAGATACCTACAAAATGTGTAAAAGTTTGCTTACAAATCCAGTACATAGCAAATAATAGAACAGATCAACCTTAAAAGCCAATGGACCTACGTGGATGAGCCTTCTTCATCATGAACACTGAGAGCGTGTTAAACAGCTTTGAACTTTTGCCATTGTAAAGCAACAATTGTGCAGCAAAATCGCCCATCTCTTTTGTGCCAAGTAAGTTCTCTGCAACGTAATTCATGCCATCTCTAACATTAGCCAGCTCATATTTGATTTTCCCATCATACATTAAAGAGGGATTTAGAAATGCAGCTGCTGCGTGTATCTTATGAACTTTTGTTCCCTGCCATTTTGTAAACATTTCCCACAGCTCAAAGTATTTCCTGGGATCAGTAGTAAACCGTCGCTTGAGCTCCACGCTTGCTTTTTCTATCGACTCATATAAGTAACCAGCAGTTGATCCCTCACCTTCAACCAAATACAGTACTTTTATAAGAGGCTCGAAAACTGATATTACATCCTTGAGTCCTCCCCAAAAGGTTTCACTTTAAATTGTTCGAGTAACACTGTCTCCAACTTCAGTTCTGCTGAAACTCAGATCTATCCACTCCCGAGAGACAACAGTCAAGTGTAAATTTGCTTCAACTTCTGCAATAGATTGAAGCATTATATGGTGGGAAAAAAATCTGGTTTTACAGGGTTTTTTTAACTCCTTCTCACCAGTGTGTGACCTCATTAACCTTAAAACCTCAGGGTACTTGTACATGTAATCCACTATTATCTTGGCATCATCGACAATGTTATGTATCCATTCAACTCCTTCGTAAAAATCTTCCAACAGAACTTGAATCTCACTGGCAGCACATTGTGTTCTGTAGATATGAGGATATCTCCTTGTAACCCAATCATCTTCAAAAGCATGACGTGTAGCATTATTTGCGATTATCTGCACCACATTACCTGGTGCGATTATCTGCACCACATTACCTGCATGACGTGTAGCATAATGATAGGAGACATAACCATAGCTCCAACAAATGCATCTCCTTTCCTTGGCGCAGATATTTCAACAGATTTTAAGAAAACAGCCCCCTTTGGAGAATAAGCAACTACATTGATTAAAGAGCAATCTCTCGAATCAGTCCAAATGTCTGCCATTAAAGTACATCCTGTGAGAGGCCAAGACTCCTTTACTGTATTGACATACTCCTCAACATCGCTCCTTGCATCTCTCACCAAATTTGTACAAAGATTCATATAGGTTGGCAACGAGTAACTAGTACCACATTCAGCAACTGCCTTCATCATTGAAACAAATGACGGTGACTGGATAACATCGAAGGGAATGTTATTCATTACAAAGGCTTGAGCTACCAGTTTATCCACTTGCAGTTTACCCATATCCTTATTGCAAGAAGCTACTATAGAAGTTTGTTGTCCATCGGTAGAAGCACCAGGACAAGAAGTAACATTGACTAACGATAAATCAACTGCATTTCCCTCCCCGTTTGCTGAATACGATACACTTTTCCTTTTCTTGTAAGGGGAATCTTTACCACGAACAGCAATGAAAGCCAAAGCTTGGACATCATCTGGCACGGAATTACAAATGGCAATATCTATCCCTGGTTGTCTAGACAAATGAGATTTGACCCGTGCAATTCCCCCAGGATAATCTTTATGACAAAATTTGCAACGAAAACGCCCTTTTAATTCCTCTGCATACTCCCAGAAACTATCTTTTCGTCTTACCATTCTACCTTCTCCTACATGAAACCAAAACATTATCCCTCTACCATGAAGATTAAACCAACAGAACCACAGGGTCCATATCACCAAGCAAAGAGTACAGCTCAGTGCGCAATTTATCACAGAACCTTTATTAAGCTAGCATTAAAAGTAAAACCTTAGAATAAGAGGCAAAAGAGAAACCCTAAAACGAGAACCTCAAAATTGAAGCTCAATATAGAGAGATACATATAGTACACAAAAATCCCAATAATTCATGAAGAGAAATTTTTTTTACCTGAATTTGAAAAGTAAGGAAATGAACTATACAATACGGCGGAAATTAACAATCATGCGGTACTTTAATTAAGGAAGATGAGATGTCGCCGGACAACGGGGAAGACGGTAATAATTATCGGAGAATGCAAAGAGAGAAACAGACAGGTGAAGATTGTGGCCGAACTTTTGTTATCATTCGGCGATGGAAATCTGAAAATTAAGTTTTAGGGTTATAGATCTTCGAGAAAGACGTCCCGTTCTTTACAAAAAACTAAAGTATGAAATGCGATTTTTATTTATGTGAATCCAACGGCTACAGGTTgattctaagtttttttttttccttttggatttttgttagagggagagcaaaatatccttgcatttttaaGGTGActccaaaa
This DNA window, taken from Papaver somniferum cultivar HN1 chromosome 3, ASM357369v1, whole genome shotgun sequence, encodes the following:
- the LOC113361947 gene encoding CRIB domain-containing protein RIC4-like, which gives rise to MRSRIERLVILPFSIGCVSQSSVAVVDDPKKSKLEREQSEKEDESSTDGEEVNTKNSTLAKPNISLSFYKLIKNFKNLSQLFAYKEDDDIKMDMEIGFPTDVKHVTQIGWDGNNSKATTIIKGCSWDNNENNLNPLELFSSIPCMDSLM
- the LOC113358212 gene encoding uncharacterized protein LOC113358212, translating into MFTKWQGTKVHKIHAAAAFLNPSLMYDGKIKYELANVRDGMNYVAENLLGTKEMGDFAAQLLLYNGKSSKLFNTLSVFMMKKAHPRIWWEYNGGEVPLLRKVAIRILSQPCASSGLARNWSAFEAAKTKKLNKLPEDVLNDLVYVRMNSKMMASYNDPEMRDSFAINLEKLEELPDYHNDNYEEIENKEATADSTTFTFDEMLGLGSPSQLSNNAAAV